The following proteins come from a genomic window of Natronosalvus vescus:
- a CDS encoding DUF7342 family protein, producing MSDHSRAWPAEMDAGDRVRHVALTRTMPRNAGWIAEEADVSRDTAVKYLERMADQGELEVVETADGTCYMPDAVTQFLRDVRTLAEEHSVDELTNELRAIGDEIDSWMSTYEVETLEELRQSIGREALSADDRRERLEIIEEWEYNIQVREALELAISLQRSLTRLDANPRLESLQVVRQSNRL from the coding sequence ATGAGCGATCACTCACGCGCATGGCCTGCGGAGATGGATGCTGGCGACCGCGTCAGGCATGTCGCGTTGACTCGGACGATGCCACGAAACGCCGGCTGGATTGCCGAGGAGGCCGACGTCTCGAGGGATACGGCCGTCAAATATCTCGAGCGGATGGCCGACCAGGGCGAGCTCGAGGTTGTCGAGACAGCTGACGGCACGTGCTACATGCCAGACGCTGTCACTCAGTTTCTCCGCGACGTCCGTACCCTCGCAGAAGAACACTCCGTAGACGAACTGACCAATGAGTTGCGTGCGATTGGTGACGAAATCGACTCGTGGATGTCGACGTACGAGGTCGAGACACTCGAGGAACTTCGCCAGAGTATTGGCCGTGAAGCGCTGTCGGCCGACGATCGGCGTGAGCGTCTCGAAATCATCGAGGAATGGGAGTACAACATCCAGGTGCGGGAAGCGCTGGAGCTTGCCATTAGCCTTCAGCGTTCACTGACGAGACTCGATGCAAACCCACGACTCGAGAGTTTACAAGTCGTGCGTCAATCAAACCGTCTGTAA
- a CDS encoding AbrB/MazE/SpoVT family DNA-binding domain-containing protein: MSTDPEVTTVTSKGQITIPSRLREQFGLEKGTKLMVVPTEYGLVLKKIDLPSVEEFQKRVEQREKNVELSMDEVSRLVHDARGADE, translated from the coding sequence ATGAGTACCGATCCCGAAGTAACGACGGTCACCTCGAAGGGGCAGATCACGATTCCAAGTCGGCTTCGTGAGCAGTTCGGCCTCGAAAAGGGAACGAAACTGATGGTCGTACCGACGGAGTACGGCCTCGTCTTAAAAAAGATTGATCTTCCATCGGTCGAAGAGTTCCAGAAACGCGTCGAACAACGTGAGAAAAACGTTGAGCTCTCGATGGACGAGGTCAGCCGACTGGTACACGACGCACGAGGCGCTGATGAATGA
- a CDS encoding type II toxin-antitoxin system PemK/MazF family toxin, translated as MGTHIRRGDIVIVALDPTRGSEQRGTRPCLVVQNDIGNENAPTTIVVPFTTAFDDELYPFEVLVSADECALREDSIALCSQLRTVSIEHRITDVIGSIPDERLSEVDTALEYSLGLQTV; from the coding sequence ATGGGCACACATATTCGCCGTGGCGATATCGTCATTGTGGCACTCGATCCGACCCGCGGCTCAGAACAGCGTGGCACTCGACCCTGTCTCGTCGTCCAAAACGATATCGGCAACGAGAACGCCCCCACCACCATTGTCGTCCCTTTCACAACGGCTTTTGATGATGAGCTGTATCCGTTCGAGGTGCTCGTCTCGGCCGATGAGTGCGCCTTACGCGAAGATTCAATCGCACTCTGTAGCCAGCTCCGAACTGTCTCGATCGAGCACCGAATCACCGACGTGATCGGCTCGATTCCCGACGAACGACTATCTGAAGTCGACACGGCGCTCGAGTACAGTCTCGGGTTACAGACGGTTTGA
- a CDS encoding AbrB/MazE/SpoVT family DNA-binding domain-containing protein, translating into MDEAEKRKVGERGQVTLPKRFREAFGIHGGDEVTIREEGDKIVIEKPVSRGELAEGYRRRAEHHQELTEEMASVSQEANDQLGEAPEWEE; encoded by the coding sequence ATGGACGAAGCAGAGAAACGGAAGGTTGGCGAGCGTGGGCAGGTGACCCTGCCAAAGCGTTTTCGTGAGGCGTTCGGTATTCACGGCGGTGATGAAGTGACGATCCGTGAAGAGGGCGATAAGATCGTCATCGAGAAACCGGTTTCGCGTGGAGAGCTTGCCGAGGGATACCGACGCCGTGCCGAGCACCATCAAGAGCTTACTGAGGAGATGGCCAGTGTCTCTCAGGAGGCGAACGATCAGCTTGGTGAGGCCCCCGAGTGGGAAGAGTAG
- a CDS encoding putative toxin-antitoxin system toxin component, PIN family — protein sequence MRAVLDTNVLISSVISTGTPHEVVVAGFNGEYQIVVSVATLMEFRETLLKYPDRFQMEREDVQKEVETIRYFAEFVEPNEEITAVVDDPDDDKFLEAAIAGNVDYLVSGDKHLLTLESFRGIEIVTPRAFYTLLSEDT from the coding sequence ATGAGAGCTGTTCTTGATACAAACGTTCTCATCTCCTCCGTCATTTCGACCGGCACTCCTCACGAGGTGGTTGTCGCAGGGTTCAACGGTGAGTATCAGATTGTCGTGTCTGTCGCCACGTTGATGGAGTTTCGGGAGACGCTCCTAAAATATCCAGATCGGTTCCAGATGGAGAGAGAAGACGTCCAGAAGGAAGTGGAGACCATCCGGTACTTTGCAGAGTTTGTGGAGCCAAACGAAGAAATCACAGCAGTGGTGGATGATCCTGATGACGATAAATTCTTGGAGGCGGCTATTGCGGGGAACGTGGATTACCTCGTTTCCGGCGACAAACATTTGTTGACTCTCGAGTCGTTCCGAGGAATCGAGATTGTCACCCCACGAGCGTTCTACACACTCCTTTCGGAGGATACCTGA